The Panicum virgatum strain AP13 chromosome 3N, P.virgatum_v5, whole genome shotgun sequence genome includes the window TCTTACATAAATTGTGATTACATAAAAGAAAACAACACTCGTACTTATGAATGAAAACAACATGACTACCCTAGTTAACTCCTCGTGGTACACAGGCCTGGTGCCGAACCTCCATCTCCTGTTGAATTAAGGTGAGCACACGAACAGGTGATTGCGCCAAGTCTTGGAAAATCCTCCGATTCCTTTCGTTCCAGATATTCCAAACCGTGTAAAGAAGGACAGTCACAAAATGACTCTTGTTGTGTGTTGAAGACCGCGAAAGAGCGTCATTCCACCAATCCTCAACGTGGGCATTAGAAGATGGCACCTTTTTGCTTCTCATTTTTTCAGCCGTGATCCAAACCGTAGCATGCGTAGGAGTAGCTGGAGTACAATTCCACTTCCACGACCGGATACTCCAAAGTCAAAAGTTGCCGAATCGATGCGCCCCCACCCAGCAGGCAGAGCAGCCTGCGTGACTAAGCTTGGAACGACGGCGAGCACCGCCACGGGAGAGCTGGAAAACCCCGCCCGGCCTTTTCCTTCCCTGCTTCCTTTTTTCCTGTGTTTAGATTCCAAAAACCCCccacaaaatccaaactttccatcatatcaaaatcacatcgaaacattaaatatagcaatgacccatgtatgaagtactaaatgtaggtaattaaaaaaactaattgcatagttttgatgtacgttgcgagacgaatcttttgagcctagttaggtcatggtaggataatatttaccataaacaaacgaaaagtgctacaatgtgctacagtgtctgatgtgactttttctcccaccttttccagggatctaaacacagccattgtCCCTTTGCTGCTGATTAGATTAATTAAGCCCGTGATTGAGGCCTGAAAGCTACGTCTTGCACTGGCTGGCCACTGAGGTAACGACGCGAGCGTCTAAACATCCAAACAACAGAGGAGCTGCCGTAAACGTCAATGCAGGCAGAGAAGCCTGCAAGGCTGCAACTGCAAGTAGCTTTAGTTTAGTTTAACAAGATATAATACGGGTGCTTAGTGAATCTAATCCGTCCACCACCGATGCCGACACTGACACTAGTGGGGGTCATTGATAGGAGCAATCTTGATGCGGGAGGTTGACGACGGTGGCAGCCGGGATTTCAGGAGGAGCTAGCACTGTTTCTGACGGTGCTGTGACGTGGCTGTGACTGTGCAGCATGAACGGAGGCACGGGTACAGttcagagaaaagaaaagaaaagaacgtGTGAAAAGGGTTTGATGGTGAGCACGAGCGCCTCCAGAGATGATAGGTAGGATCGGTCGTCTTCGTCCCCTACTGCTGTGTTTGTGTGGTCGGGGGCGACATCTTCTGGACGGTCTCGGTCTAGCGTAACCTTAGCTCTCCTCTCTGCAGccgcgtcaccgtcgcctctgCTAGGATTCGGGAGGAAGATAGCAAGCCCAACGACTTGGCTCCTCGTTTCTTGCCGCACGGACGTACTGCTCCTGCAAGTTTGCTGCGACCCTTGCCCGTAGATGCATGCCACAGTAATCTCGTGCGCTACGCCATCCTCTTCGATCGGAACATACGACCAACCATTTCTTGTAAATTGTAATGTGCCAGGTAATTTACCGCACGGAGCATCGTTCCACGCCGCAATTTTaaaagtagtagtagtagtagagtGTAGACTTTCTTCAAGCCATAACACCAGTACCTGTACGGATGGATAGCCACAGCATGATGAAACCGCATGGGACGTGGTCAAGAGCGCACGCGCTGACCCCAACCAGAAGCTTGTCGTCGACGATACTCGGTGACACGGATACATCTGACGACGACACCATCATTCAAGGAACGCAAGGAAGACCAGCTCAACTGAACGGATGAGCTCGTTTCCTTGCTTTGCTGCTCAAAATATCTTCCCAGCAAATTTGCAAACTTTGCAACACAACACCAGAGACACCAAAACATCTTTGTAAAGACTGCCCGTTCACTTGCGCAGTTTGGGTTGAGCTGGTTAATTGGCTAAATTTGCACCAACTACCGACCAACGGTTCGGTGAGTTCTATCTACAGATGGTGGAAGAAATGTCGAGCGATGATCGTGAAAGAGAGTAAATCCTTTTTTGACGGACTCATTATTTATTTCTGGTGGAACATTAATTTGGAAGGAATGTAACAGACGAACGTTCGGGCAGGAACAAAAGGCCGTGACAGAGATTACTTATCTAATCAAGGAAGACGTCCAACAGTTTCAACAGGCGGTAGGAGTAGTCAACGGATTCATGCAAACCTCCtagtgatttttcttttttctttagtttttgctatttttCTCCGAGTGGTGTGTGGTGCGACTGTTTCGCGTGGAGTCTGTTTTCGAGTGGGTGTGATATGGTGTTGTTTTGAGTTGGGTGTCTTTGTATTGTAAAGTCGTTTTTCTCCTTCCAATAAAAattcggcaaaactcttgccgtcctttcgagaaaaaaaaaatcttcccaGCCAAATGGCACCAACAGCAACAGCCTCACAGCTGACAGCCACCATCAGGCAGCTCATCAGCGTGGTACTGTGATCTGAAGCTCCTGTTGTTTCCAATGTACACTTCTAGGTGGttcaggccctgtttggttcccaCCCCGCAAACGCAAAAACACCCCGCAAAcgcaaaaacgcaaaattttatgaaagaatcttgctaattttaagtactaaatgaaatctatttacaaaactttttgcatggatgggctgtaaatcgcgagacgaatctaatgagcctatttaaaccaattttattaattaatcatgaattaattagcatcattagattcgtctcgcgatttacaacccatctgtgcaaaaaattttgtaaatagactccatttagtacttcaaattggtaagattcttttgcaaaattttttgcaaaaagaactTAACACGGCCTAAGTAAACGGCGACTCTAGTCACGCAACAGGTACAGCAATTCGATGTTGATACTTGATAGTTGATAGAAAGCAATTTCTTTCCCGCATACAGTACAGCatgatggtgtgcacatggacAACTGATGGATGGATACAGTATTTCGTTCCGAGTGTAGAGAATGCTACATACAGATGGACAGAGCCCAGAGTGCAGTGCATGAAACCTGGTTGCTACAGTAGCGTGTTTTGCTGCAGTTATGGTTACAAGTGGTGAGTTGACCTTGAGCCGACAGCCTGATCATTTTAGCATtggagaaaattgttgtttgtCACCAGGATGAAATGTTAAGGACGATCCATCCGGGCTTGGAGCCCTGAGGCATGTCAACTCTGACCTGGCATTACCCTTTCGGAATGGGAGAAACTTCAGGTACAATCTATCTGGCTGCTGGCGCTAAAATCTGGGATACCAGAACATGCCCTTGATGCCTTGAGGATCAGCTTCAAATCCCAAGTTCTTGTAGAAATCTACAACTGCATCCAACAAGAACGAAAAGAGGCAGACAGACGAACAAACTGTTAGTCCATAGAAATATTCTGATCCATTCTATGTTTTACACCTTTTTCACAATTCTAAATTATCTTCTCCACACGATAAGTATGTGGCGCCTACATCATACTGTTCTATGACTCTTGCATTATTCAGAGGATAAACATATTTACAGATTTTGCAGCACCTATACAAATGGTTCAAAGTAGAGAACAAGGCAAAGGCGCATAAGACACAGGACATAAGACAATATAATTCTTGCCAGCAATTCTTAAACATGGCCTCTAAATGTGATTTGCTTTACAAAAGATGCTGTAGAAGATTTTGAAATCTGCACCTTTATTATCTGCAAACAATGTAATGTTGTTGATGTCTCTCTGGAGCAAAGTACGAATTACTTTCTCCATAAGTGCTTTACCAAGACCTTGACCCTGAAATGGTCGAAGTCACAGCACTTTGTAAGATAATCCTTATTTCATATAGCTAGCAAAAATGGTGCGCTAGGATTCTGGAAATGCAAAACAGAAAAGCTCACCTGATATGAAGGATCAATCAGGACATCCCAAATTGTAGCATTGAAGGCATGGTCTGAAGTTGCTCGTGCCATCCCAACCAGCTGTTTCTTCTCTTCTCCCTCTGTCAAATAACTTCTACAAGTACACTAAGATGTTCATCATCTAGAAAAATGAATTTCTGCAAATAACCTTCAGATTAGGATGTGTGCTTCAACTAATGCATAGGATCAGAGAAGAGCCTGTGATAATAAAACGATGAGGCAGGAACCTGTTTCTGAAGACTTAATTATTGAATGTAGCGTAGCAACCAAGTAGCTGTTTCTTAAGGATGCTGCTATTTTTGATAGAGGTCTGCGTGGCCATCCTACCTGTTAGATCAATAGATAAAACAAATGCATTTGTCAAGGAAGAAGTGTTAATTTCATTGACTATAACCACACACTGGGAAATATCAGGTTTGGTGAATATGACCTTATCACATAAGGCTTGGAGGTCATATACATCAACATCTCCAGCTGAAGAAAATAAAATCTGTTCTGTGCTACCATCAGGTAGTGTCCTTTCCAGAAGTACTAATTCCTCAGGCAAAGGTTCTTCGACTTCaagtggtgctggtggtggctCTACTGTCTCGGTACtgttattatttttcaaaaagctGCAAAACAAATGCATTGTAATATTCGGCCAGAAGATTGAAATTTGAAGGAGCAAATGCAAAGACTATTGAAGTAAGAAATGTGCCCCTAAAAATAGGCGAGTTCAGGCTCTACAGTCTACACTTACCACAAGACTGGGttgtttttcttgtttattacagaaaaaggaaaataactAGATAATTTCATGCTATCAGGAAGAAATGAAATCATTTCATCAAATTGCCCCTGTCTCTACAAAATCTCCAAAATAAACCTTTCAATCAGGCATTATTCGGTCCCACTTAAAATCTATATAGCTCTCAGAATGCTAATTAGTAAGGAGTAAATTCCTTCCTGTTCAACTTCTACTCTCTTATTTTTTCCATTCAGATCATAGATGCATGTAGTAGTATATGATATCATTAAACCTAATGGAATTGTATAAATGAAGTGTTAACAAGTGCAGACATTGTACTTTACCCGGATCTGAGAGAATCCCACAAGCCAGCCTTCAAGGACCATGCAGCAGAAGACCGTGTTTTAGCTACAATAACAGTATGGTTAGTGTCAAggtttttaaagcggtaaggcgaggcgatgCGCCACCGCTCGGACGCCTAGGCGATAAGGcgtgaggcgaggcgaggcgacgccttatttatttgtaaaatgcGTTCGTTTACCTTTAAAACACATACATTTACctgtaaaagaaaagaaaaaaatagaagaccACTGGGCCTAAAGGTGGAAAACAGACCCAAATCAGCCCAACCCAATTTAACCCatcaccccaccccaccccaccttATCCAACCCTACCGCCGCCTCTGCCTCTCCTCGACTCCTCCcatcccgccgcctcctctgcttgtcGCCCTCTCCTCCaatcccgccgcctcctctgcctctcctcctctgactgcgtcgccgccgccgctgcctgcccgcctcctccttctcctcctcctcctcagccgctgctgctgccctcctccgcctccgcctctgcctcctccgtcgccgcccacccctgcctcctccgccgcccgcctctgcctcctccgccgccagccCCTGCCTCCGCTCGATGCAAGACCGGAGGAGGAAGgacaggaggcggcggcgcagctccgTCCCCCGGTGGCGTGGCACTGGAACACCGGCCAAGGCGACAAATGGTAAGGCGACGCCGACGCCTCAGTTTTTTTCCCGctcggacgcctaggcgacgccttaaaaACCCTGGTTAGTGTTTAGCTATTTATTTAGCTAATAAACAATTGTGCTTCACGAACATCCCACAAAGAAGTCACAGAATATAAAATCAACATAAATCAGCCTAAGAGCACCTAGCAGTTTGTAAGCTTAAATGCTTAATCTGCCATCAAGCCTATGAATCTACGCAGCCTTTCATCACTTAGAAAGTTGGTGTTGATTTCAGCACAAGTTGAAGTTGACATAAGAATTCAGAGACATCACCACTTTACCTAAGAGCTAATAGTGGTGGGCTGGTGGCAAGGGCACTGACAGACTCAATGCGGACTTCCAAATATGAACagaaatggagaaaaaaaaaggaaccacCACATCAGTTTGACGACCCTTGACGCTCCACGGATCTCAAACAGCCATTACTAATCCCATTCAGCAAACTGACAGATTGGCCCGGTGGCACCCACGGTATTTAGCTCAAATGCTAGCTTAACATTGCGCTAGTGTCCGCAGCAAATAAACCAACTGAAGCCCGCACTAGCTAAATGGGGTCTCATCTAACCATTATCAACCATTAACCCATTATCGCTTCTGGATAATGCGCTGAAACGCGGGGAGTGGGCACCGTACCTGCCACCCGATTACGCAGAAACCTGGCCGTGGGAACCGTGCTCTGCGCTTCGAAACGGCACGCTGTAGGGATGCGAACGACGCATCTGCAAATCAcacgcagaagaagaagaaaaatcagCACCATCTTCAGCAAGTGCTCTGGGGCCACAGGTTCGGAGAGCAGACACTCACACGGAGGAGGAAggtgcggcggcgaaggcgggcgCCATCTTTAGCGAGTGCTCCCGGGCGCGGGGCGCTCGCGCGTCTTCCTGGGAGCGGAGGGGCAGGCAGCGTGAGCGACGCTGGCGGAGAGGAGCAGCTGGTGTTTGGAGAATCCGAGAGGGGACTGGGGGAGGGAGCTCGCGGCCAGTCGTCGGGGAGGTTGGTGGATAAGGTCTGGACGCAGCAGGAGAGGCGGCCGTCGGAGCTTTTCGATTTTGCCTGGGCCTGAAAGCATTCTGTTATATTAGGCCCAGTTTTGTGAAGCGACGTGCGGCCCACAACAACGTGTCGGATGCGGCCCGCGGTCACTTCAGAAAAATTACAAAATAATTTTGACGAACAATAACACAGTATCCATACAAAATAATTTTGGCGGCTTTTCATTCAAACATTACACTTTTTTCTGCTACACACTACTCGCAGCACTCCAGAAGCATGGTTAGTACTTATATCTCAGAGACTCAAAGAAACAGATACTAGGACCGTTCGAGACATCACTGGCAAAGAGACAGTCGAGTTCCAAATTATCAGGAACCGCTTCTGGTTTATTCCATGAAGGGAAACAATCGATCAGGGAAGAAACAGCTTATTAGGATGCTTGGTTGCTGAAGAGCTTCTTCCTGATCTGCAACGAAAAGGCAGCATGGACATTATGAGTCTCTCTGCCTGATGCGCACAGGCTGCTTGCTTGCAAATTGCAAATTTGCAATGCATGAGGAAAACAACAAGGAAACAAACCATAGCCGACGCACCTCAGGAAGCTTTTGCCTGAAGGAGACGTTGAGCCTCGCGTCCAGCGTGTTCTCGCAGACGATCTTGCCGTCCTGCGACGCCAGCACCACGCCGCCGGAGCTGTTTGTGTTCGTCGTCAGAAATGTTTCTGGAGTGATGAAAGGTTTAGTGATGGCGGCAGATGCAAGTACCAGGACGGCCCGTGCTTGTCGCGGCTGTTCCTCTGCGGCGGGAGGTAGACCTTGCCGTCGATGATGACCTTGGGGAGGTTCACCTTGGCCTTCTCGGCGTACTCCTTCTTGGCCACCTCCAGCACCGCCTCCACCAGGCTCCGGTCCGCCTCCCGGCACCGCagcaccagcgccgcctccctcaGGCGAAGCAGGCTCTGATCCGATCCGTTAGTATTCAAACGCACCAATCCAATCCAATCAAACGGAGCAGCGGCAGGTTATTAGGAAACCAGCTGACCTGcacgatgaggcccttgaggaTCTTCTTGTAGGTGTTGGCGTCCTTGGTGACGCGGACCAGGGCCTCGCCGGCGTTCTCCCTCATGCCGGTGACCACGTCGTCCTGCGCCTGCAGCAGCTTGATGCGCGCCGCGTTCAGCTCCGTCGAGTACTCGCTGCGCGCGTCGGAGCGGAGTGGTTACCAGCAGCGCGCGATCAGGGACAGGGAGGGGCTGATTTCTCGTTGCATCAATGAAACGAGAAATCGAAATGAATGGATGGGTCGAGTCGATCTGCTCACATCTTCCTGCGGACGTCGACCTGCTTCTCCTTGCGCTCGTACTCCTGCCTCACCCTCCGTTTCTCGGACTCCACCAGCTGCAGCTTCTCGATGTTGAACTCCTGCATGCAGATGCACGCCGTCCAAACGATCATTTGATCATAAAAAAAGGAACACAAAAAAACGCATCGAAAAAACGAGATTTGAGATTGAAGACGATCGACAGAGAGTCAGCAGCAcggacctcctccgccgcaaCCGTGATCTCGCTGGCTTTCTCGTCGGCCTCCTGCAGGATGAACCGGACCATCTGCTGGACCTGCTTCCCGACATCTGCGTCGTTCATCTTGGACGCTACAACAATTCAACCGATcgacgcgcgcgcgggggcgTTCCTCGAGCGAGATCGAATTTGTTCCGGATCAAGATTTTTGTGCGCTCGCTTCTTCGTTCCTCCTTGGATCGACGAGGGCGAAGGAAAGAGAAGCCGGAGAGGGGAAGGCCTGCGCGGAGTTCGGATCTGTGCGCGAGCGTAGCGCGTGGGAGTGGGGGACTGCGGGAAGAGGAGGAGACGTGAGGTCGGAAGTGGTCGTTGCCTTCCGCGCCAAATTTGGCAATTCGTTATGGTGTATTGCTTCAGGGATGACCAATCATATTACGAAAAAGCTACAAGATCCATGGAGAAATAATCTTGTAGTTCCACACTTTCACTGCTTGGTAAATGTTTGCATAATGCTTGCATTTCGcaaccttttttttctccagaaaaattatcaaaagAGCCAAGTGGTCCAAACTCCAAACGAACAGCAGTTCCGCTGTACTGCACCAATAAAAAAAACAGGCCGCGTGACCACTTTCTTATCGTCCCGGTCCAGTTTACGGATGCCTCGGCCCGTTAGTTGCTCTGGCATGGACGGCCCATAATTTCTGTCACGTTGACCTGTTTGGCAGTACTGGCCGTAAACTTGGTGCTCGTGGAATACACCAGTCCTTAATCAGCATGACTACAGTGGAAACGAAGAATGCTGGTATTGTTATCACTGTGCTAAATTTAGCATCACTTGCATTGCTGGATTTGACGACACGTGGCAGCATAGTTTGTATATCGGTCCTCTCTCTGGTGGCAAAAAGATAGATTGATTAAGCGAGTACTTGCTGATCTCTGCAAGGTTTGCCTTGCTTCCGAATTGGCAGGACAAGAATAGGCAGTATTCTTTGCTCGAGTCTTTTGAAGGCACTCTATGCATGAGAAGGTTCAACAATTTCATTGTTTTTTTTGTAGAAAAGGGAAATGAAATGGTTTCCAGCGTCGGAACAGTTTAATTGGTGTGGAGCTATATCATGTATCTTAAAGATCAACTGCAGAGGAGAAGAAggcagggaggaaggggatgacatgtgggaCTGCATGTCACTGACTAAAGAGAGCAGCGGCGGAGCCAGGATCCAGAGCTAGGGGgctctcctttccttcttcctcctccctcctctcattccttcttcttcctcaaaattttctccttcattcttcttcctccacaaaATTTGTAGGGGGGCTTGGGGGGGCGCTTCCATGAAAGCCAAGGtggtaggggggcttgagcaccccctggctccgccactgaaaGAGAGAGGATTGTAGCAGAAGTATTTTAGTCCATAAGGAAATACGGATGCCTACACGTGGGCCTAAGGACATCGAAGACATAGAAAATGATATGTTTCAGGTTTCGAACGAATTGTAATGACATCATTCCAAATATGTGAATTGTAACGGCATAGCTTATAAGTTAAAAAATTGtgatggcatgaatccaattaaTCTTTTCTTAAAAGGTGCAAAGCTTGGTAAGAAATTGGAAAGAATAACTGATTATTCAGCACGGTGGAAGGTGATTGCGGACTTCTGGTCTGAAATGATTCTATTTGTTGCACCATCAGATAGTGTAAGAAGTCGCATACAACGCCTTACACATGGTGGGGAGTTTATATATCACTCACTTGTGGGCTTTGCTCACTCACGCACGCATTGTGGAACAAAACGAAGGCAACCAGATCAATGTGTTGACCCTCCAAGTAAAGGTTGGTTGATTGTGTTCTAGGCTTACTGTATTGAACGAATTTGATGGTAGTCATGATATAATTGAGTGACAGAGTTTTCTGTTTGTGCTATTGTAATCTTTGTGGTATGGATGGAAGCTATCACGATGTGGTAGTGGAGGCCGGTTTCcccttatctaaaaaaaatctttgtggTGGTCTTGATACATTCATGTCAAGTGAACTGTTCTGTTTTGTCAAAGTCAGCACAGTGCTGCCCAAAAAAATAGAGGAGAAATTGGTGAGCTTAAATGTTTCATATTTCACTATATGTGAAGCTCATGTGTATATTTACTATTGGCCTAAGGATTATTGAAGTTTGCACTGTTGTGGTTAAGAAgttaacttttttttaaaaaaaaatctttcaatGTGTACTAGATGAAGGCTATTGCCAAACTGCAATGTTCGGTTGTTTGAGTTACATTGAATGACTCTTTATTAGGTAAAAAGGATGAACTTTGTGCAGTAGTGCACCTTTTGTTTGTTGGACTCAGATCTCATGGGTACCGGTCTGTCAACCTTTAGACTGACTCCAACAGATAACCCAAAGGGCGACCTATACCCAAAATAGGTTCCGCACAGTACATTTGGGTATCAAAATCATGCTCCAACAGACGACCCAAACACGGGACCCATTTTGCGTCGCCTGCGAGGCGCGACGCAAAGTTGCGTCACCTCCCCACCGAAACCCATTCCTCTGGCGCGCTCCCCTCCCTCCgcgcgcgccatggcctccTTCGCCTACTCCCAGC containing:
- the LOC120665135 gene encoding serotonin N-acetyltransferase 1, chloroplastic isoform X1; its protein translation is MAPAFAAAPSSSVCVVRIPTACRFEAQSTVPTARFLRNRVAAKTRSSAAWSLKAGLWDSLRSGFLKNNNSTETVEPPPAPLEVEEPLPEELVLLERTLPDGSTEQILFSSAGDVDVYDLQALCDKVGWPRRPLSKIAASLRNSYLVATLHSIIKSSETEGEEKKQLVGMARATSDHAFNATIWDVLIDPSYQGQGLGKALMEKVIRTLLQRDINNITLFADNKVVDFYKNLGFEADPQGIKGMFWYPRF
- the LOC120665135 gene encoding serotonin N-acetyltransferase 1, chloroplastic isoform X2; the encoded protein is MCFKAKTRSSAAWSLKAGLWDSLRSGFLKNNNSTETVEPPPAPLEVEEPLPEELVLLERTLPDGSTEQILFSSAGDVDVYDLQALCDKVGWPRRPLSKIAASLRNSYLVATLHSIIKSSETEGEEKKQLVGMARATSDHAFNATIWDVLIDPSYQGQGLGKALMEKVIRTLLQRDINNITLFADNKVVDFYKNLGFEADPQGIKGMFWYPRF
- the LOC120667674 gene encoding V-type proton ATPase subunit E; translation: MNDADVGKQVQQMVRFILQEADEKASEITVAAEEEFNIEKLQLVESEKRRVRQEYERKEKQVDVRRKIEYSTELNAARIKLLQAQDDVVTGMRENAGEALVRVTKDANTYKKILKGLIVQSLLRLREAALVLRCREADRSLVEAVLEVAKKEYAEKAKVNLPKVIIDGKVYLPPQRNSRDKHGPSCSGGVVLASQDGKIVCENTLDARLNVSFRQKLPEIRKKLFSNQAS